From the genome of Eriocheir sinensis breed Jianghai 21 chromosome 55, ASM2467909v1, whole genome shotgun sequence:
CcgaggaaagaaacaaatggGATCCAGTGAAGTGAAAACCATCAGACTGTTCTTGAAATCACCGGTAAAGACTGAATGAGGAGACGCAGCCTTGCCGTTTCGACCACTGAATTGTCCGAGAGATTTTGCCTTGCCGTCTCTGCCACTGAATTGTCCGAGAGATTTTGCCTTGCCGTTTCGACCACTGAATTGTCCGAGAGATTATGCCTTGCCGTCTCTGCCACTGAATTGTCCGAAAGATTTTGCCTTGCCGTCTCTGCCACTGAATTGTCCGAGAGATTTTGCCTTGCCGTTTCGACCACTGAATTGTCCGAGAGATTATGCCTTGCCGTCTCTGCCACTGAATTGTCTGAAAGATATTAAGGGGATTACCGGATGAACGCACACTCTCCGGCTTGTCTCTGTGAAGGCCGGAAGTTGCATCGTGACTCCACTGGCTGAGGAAGGAAACCAACCTTTTGACAGTGAGCGGCTATGACATTTCGAGAACCCAAAGCAGAGCAGGATCAGCGTCTGTTACCCTCACGATAACCAGGACTCACGGGTGACTGGCGTGATCTCTTTGACGCCTCTGAAATCCCCGCATCCTCGTCGCCGCCAAGAAACCCCGCGAcactgccctccccttccctcatctcagTGGTCGTCAAGGAAGCCTGAGACGCTATCCCTCCACCCATGATCAGCGGCAGCATCGTCGGGGAGTTCTGCAAGTGGTCGCCGAGTAGTGATGGCAAATATGAAACACGGGACGGTGCGCTGTGGCAGGGCTTTGACGGCGAGGGAGGACTTAGTGAGGGGCGTGGTGACAGACGTGGCTATGGTAGAGAAGACAGCAGCAGTGACGAGGAAAGTGCAGTGAGATGCTCAGAAGACAGAGAGAGCTTTAAAGTGTGTGGATATGTTTTAGGAGGGAGTTCGGAGgaaattggaggaaagaggaaggtggtTGGGGGTAAGgacagggaagtggaggggaaaaatGCGAGCGATGACCTGAAAATTCGATATTTGGACCCAAACGGCATGTCTTCCGGATCGCAGTTTGGAACGTGTGAACGACATGAAGAAAGTGTGAACGTACTTATGAACTCTGAAAGGAGCGTTCTGAGCGACGGGATGAAGCCCCACATAATAAGTACCAACACAGACGGAGGCACGACACAGAGGAACCGTAATAATGAAAGTTACGTAAGAACCTTTGACTTGCCACAGAGTAATTCCCCCGACAGCAACGAGTTCCAGTCCGCGGGGGGCAAACAAGAGCCCGGCGTCACGGGACCAGagcgagaaaacaacaacagaggtTCTCTCGTCCTCGCAAGCTTATGGTCCTCCGTTAAGAGACTGAGCGGAGTCGATGGGGGTCCGGTCATCGATACTCCGGCAGACAGCAGCGCTCCACCGGAAAACACTCCCAAACAACCGGAGGAAGTCGGTGAGTCAGGGGACCTCGTCTACAGACCCAACCCCTCGAAGAAAAGAACCCTTCGATCTGTTTCCTTTCCAAATTGTTTCTCCAAGCAGccagcctccgcctcctcctcctccatcaccaggaccgccagATTCAAGACCCTTCCCTCAAGACTCGAGCAAAAGGGTTGCGATGGAAAGACAGTCCTCGAATGGCGAAGAAAACGGCCTTCATGGAAGCTCTCGCGCGGCTTGCCGAGGCGTTCACGTTATGACAACTCTTCCACATCCTCTGCTGACTCCTCCGGCCCCGGCCTCAGGCGATGGAGCAGATTATCCATGAAAAAAATTGGGATCAATGTGTTTAATACCGTTACGAGGCTTTTCAGTCAGATTGTCACGAGGTCGCCATTGAGCGCCTCAGCTCAGGACGGAGAAGGAAAACTTCAACACAGAGGCTCCGCTGTGTGGCACCAGCTGGAGCCATCGACGCAGCAAGGAGGTGAGAGCAGAGACAAAGAAGATGATTCGGGACAACGTGAAACGGGAATGAGTGTCGCGTGCGGAGGCGGCGAAAGGCACGGCAACGGCGAGGAAGTGTCGTCCACCgcggagaataaaagagaggaagacaggaaaactCAAGAGAGCGACGGAACAGGTCATGATCTTGACAGTGAATGTGAAGATGTGAGCAACGGTCTCAGCTACGTACAGAGGGTCGTGAGGAGGTTCGAGAGCATTGTGAGTGATGAAAAGAACGATGACAAACAATCAAGTTCTAATGGAATCAAAGACGATACCAAACAATGTACGAGACTCCAatcagagagagaacgaaaggatgGCAAACAAGGACCCGAAAACGAACAAGTAAAGACGGAGGAGACATCAAAGGGAAGCGGACGGCCGGACGAAAATCCACTAGTACCCCAGACGGCGACGAGCGAAGCTAAAGAAAACGAGGATAAAACTAAGAACTCCAAAACAGAGGAACCCACGGAATCGCGTCCCTGGAACCGCGATGAAAAAGAGAGACTTCGAGacaccaaggaggaggagaagaaggagaaggaggaggagaaggatgaaaaggccgaggagaaggaggataactCAGAGGACGAGAGTGAGAGCAATTCAGAGGGCGAAGATGTGATTGTCTTGAGATCGAAGCCACGCGGTCAGACTTTGTCCTATTACCGCTGCCGCTCCTTCTACCGCACCTCCATGATCAGGCCCAGGACGGTCATCATCGGCCTCGGGTAAGTGAAGAACAGCAACCggattcccgttttcttttatttacagtGACGGACGCAGCTCGAGGGCAAACTAAAGGATAAAAAGTAACCGCTGTCGCTGCTCTTGCAAAAATAGTTGATAGGCTCGTTGGCTTCAGGGTATTTTTTCAACCATTTTATTAAGTGATCCGTTtgatgttcatttttttttttttttttttttttgacgaaTGATGATTTAATTAACTTGCATAGGAATAATAGATTTAGGGAATATCAGCTTGGTTATATTCTTTCCACCAGCGCACGTTTTTACCTTCTTTCGAGTCCTTTAGACGGGGCTTTGGCCTGAGACACACGAAAAGGTAAAGATTAAGCCTCCGTTTTTCTTGATCTTAAAACTGTCTACTTTCTAAACCAAAGCTTGTTACTGTCTTTCTCTTTTAGCCTGTGGTCGGGGTATTTCCCTGAGACACAGAAAGGGGAATGTTTACCTTCTGCGTAGCTATACTGAGTTTGAGGTAGGCCTACAGTAATCAAACACTTAGGAGAATACACAGGCCTACCCTCAACTCCAAAGCTTGTTACTGCCTTTAACTTTTAGACCagttggtgttattttttttgccGGGACACAcggaaagataaatatgaagttTTTATACCTTACTTGCATTATGATCTTAACCCCACAAGGTCCGAGGGAGGGCAAATCTGGCCCCCCCTGAGCCACttctatcaaaacgatacactttttttattatcaagtgtaaaagaaaatttgaaaaggtcggatcggatagggttaaaAGAGGTAGTACAATAATCAGAAATTTAGTATATACAGACCTACTTTCTACACCAAATCTTGTTACTGTCTGTGCCTTTGAGTACGGGGTTGGCGCGCTGCCCTGAGCCGCGCGGGAAGCCTCGGCGTGCGGGTTATCAAGGCTTACCTTCACCAGGCTCGCGTTTATCTGCCAGCCGCGAGGGAAGCGAAGCAGCTGCGTGGAATGTGCGCGGAGTAGCACCAGCCACACCCCGGGTCTCGAACGTGGGTGTACTAGTTATGTCAAGGATGTGGTTACTGTATTGCCATGGTTTTGATATACGCGTGGAATGTAGTGATATTGCTGTTTTAATTTAGGTTAAGGGGAgcgtccaacatatctttaattATAGCGTATGATCCTGATTATATCCATGTTTATTAAGTAAGAAAACAGAGCTAGTGATCAATTTTAACGTTTCAtttcttgtttatatttattcttttatattttgtcttttttatcacCCTTGAACTGAAGTCAGACTGTCAATCACGTATAATGCTTTAAATCTTCATATTTGCTTCAGTTAATTAATCAAGCAATATATTAGTTATTTTGAGTATCAgtgttggtgttattgttgttgttgttgttattgttattcctctagttctctttctcgttctacttcttttcctttttgttcttgttttttttctgttcctctttcttcccttcctcatcctcatcctacttcttccctttctttttgttctccttctttttctccttttattttttcttctttttcctcctcatcatcatcatcctcaacctacttcttcctttgctttttgttatttttcttcttcttcttcttcttcttctccttcttcttttcctattattttttcttctttatcctaatttttctcttcatatttcctcctcctcatcttcttcttcttcctcctcctcctcctcctcctcctcctcctcctcctcctcctcctcttcctcctcctcaccatcaccaccatctttttcctccctcccccagagTCTGCACGGAAACCAAGTTCATCAACGACTCCTTCGGCGACGGCGTGAGCGAGACCGAGAGCGAGGATGAAGAGGACATCTCCCCCGCCCCCGTGCCAGCCcccgcccccacgcccacccGCGCACGCCCCACCACGCCCTCCCGCTCCTCCCgcccccactcccccctctctGATATGGACACGGAGTCGAAGAGGAATTCACAGGTAACGGGTTCGAATTGGGTTGTTAAGTGAGGTGACGGATTTGAGctctgaggccacgcgtagctttaTCGTATGcctttatcgtctctctctctctctctctctctctctctctctctctctctctctctctctctctctctct
Proteins encoded in this window:
- the LOC126984029 gene encoding FYVE, RhoGEF and PH domain-containing protein 6-like isoform X1, translating into MISGSIVGEFCKWSPSSDGKYETRDGALWQGFDGEGGLSEGRGDRRGYGREDSSSDEESAVRCSEDRESFKVCGYVLGGSSEEIGGKRKVVGGKDREVEGKNASDDLKIRYLDPNGMSSGSQFGTCERHEESVNVLMNSERSVLSDGMKPHIISTNTDGGTTQRNRNNESYVRTFDLPQSNSPDSNEFQSAGGKQEPGVTGPERENNNRGSLVLASLWSSVKRLSGVDGGPVIDTPADSSAPPENTPKQPEEVGESGDLVYRPNPSKKRTLRSVSFPNCFSKQPASASSSSITRTARFKTLPSRLEQKGCDGKTVLEWRRKRPSWKLSRGLPRRSRYDNSSTSSADSSGPGLRRWSRLSMKKIGINVFNTVTRLFSQIVTRSPLSASAQDGEGKLQHRGSAVWHQLEPSTQQGGESRDKEDDSGQRETGMSVACGGGERHGNGEEVSSTAENKREEDRKTQESDGTGHDLDSECEDVSNGLSYVQRVVRRFESIVSDEKNDDKQSSSNGIKDDTKQCTRLQSERERKDGKQGPENEQVKTEETSKGSGRPDENPLVPQTATSEAKENEDKTKNSKTEEPTESRPWNRDEKERLRDTKEEEKKEKEEEKDEKAEEKEDNSEDESESNSEGEDVIVLRSKPRGQTLSYYRCRSFYRTSMIRPRTVIIGLGVCTETKFINDSFGDGVSETESEDEEDISPAPVPAPAPTPTRARPTTPSRSSRPHSPLSDMDTESKRNSQAVSTEPSEFEDHSSVTTSDLDCHEHPAPDSRKDKAYRIALELLHTERTYVKVLHLIDQEFQFRVDNENRAHHMFPPDVILHMFSNIKSIYKLHHDFLLPQLEERMAQWEHNRRIGDIMKSFAPFLKMYTEYVRNFDNAMTLINQWQAKCPRFAAIMDDIHSMEVCGSLTLQHHMLSPVQRIPRYEMLIRDYLKKLPEDSPDCHDTEKALHLVSTAANHANDAMKKIDKFEKLLEIQESLGGAEDLVSPTRELIKEGKIIKISARSGDHQERYIFLLTDLLLLCSPRLMGGRVMSGPQYRLRAKYHVENLIIQEGDNLETANTFYIKDNNKSVELYTQTIEEKEQWLDAFIRAIHETSQRKSSLKLHFNPNQRILDLDLGQKQPMLIRSDSVNKCMECASQFTMVRRKHHCRACGAVVCSKCSSFKASLAYECGKSVRVCRTCHATLQELSSSTATPSPEIDEGDECSLYSAKEPLDLPFRNRGVLEVSAKTSGAVIQGFLQLKTHRKTWVKRWFALHTDFVLYSFKCEADDQALTATPVPGFTVTHLQGTRNESGISDKEKERAFKLHHAKKQYIFQATCKEESQRWVAALKKASQAELPSPVQ